The genomic stretch CAACAATCAACAACAAACATCAGTAATGAAAATAAACGTGTGCCTGAAATGATACTGGCATAATCATATAAAAGCAACCAACATGATTTATAATTTAGTAGCCACAAATATTGTGTTAAAACAAGTAATAAACGTACATGAAGGAAGCTATAAAAACGCATTAAAGCGAACCCGATATTCAAGAAAGAACATTTTTAATATCGTAGGTTTTTTAAAAAGTCTATTCAAAAACAAAAACAATAAAAAAATGATTTTAAATTCAATCCTATCAGCACTGACTTTTAAGAAGTCAAAGGCTAAAAGCATGAGAAGTATTTATTTGACACAAAAATACAACGAACGAAGTATTACCAACCGTTATTTTAAATAATTAAAAAAAGCGCTTGCGCAAACAACGAATATGGCAACAATGACAGTTATTCCGAAAAAGAAAACCAAAAAAGTACCAGCTAAAGGTATGATGGATAATGTAATGCAACAATTTTCTATTGCGGCAGATTATATAGATTTACATCCCAATATCCGTAAGATATTGAGTATCACAAACAACGAGATTATTGTAAACTTCCCAGTAAAGATGGATAATGGAGAAGTAGAAATTTTCACAGGATATAGAGTACAACACAACAACGCATTAGGTCCATATAAAGGCGGATTACGTTACCATCCGACAGTAGACATTGATGCAGCGCGCGCCTTGGCAATGTGGATGACTTGGAAAACATCTTTAGCTGGCTTGCCATATGGTGGTGGAAAAGGAGGAATTCAATTAGATCCTTCAAAATACTCAAAAGGTGAGCTAGAACGGATTACACGCAGATTCACATTTGCATTGGCCGACAATATTGGTCCTGAGCACGATATTCCTGCACCAGACGTAAATACCAACAGTCAAACAATGGCGTGGATTGCAGATACGTATATGAGCATGCGTCCACCAGCAGAACGTACTGCTAATCAACATGTAGTTACTGGAAAACCTGAAGGTAGCGGCGGTTTAGAAGGTCGTGATCGCGCTACTGGATATGGCGTATTCTTAAATATTAAATTTTGGTCGGAAAAGAATAATCAATCTATCAAAGATAAAAAGTTCATCGTACAAGGTTTTGGAAATGTAGGTTTTTGGGCGGCGCATTTTTTAGAAAAAGAAGGTGCGAAAATGGCAGCAGTGCAAGATGCTTTTGGAAGTATTGAGAATCAAAATGGAATTACTGTGGAAGATTTGTTTAACTATTCAAAAGCAAATAACGGAAGTATTGTTGACTTTCCTGAAGCTGAAACTTTAGATTCGAAGCATTTTTTTGCTACGGATTGTGATATTTGTATTCCTGCGGCGTTGGGAAATCAGATTACAAAAGATAATGCCGCAACTATTAAAGCGACATTAATTGCTGAAGGTGCAAATGGTCCAACTAATGTTGAAGGAGAACAAATTCTCTTAAAACGAAATATTGCAATTATACCTGACATTTTATGTAATTCTGGTGGTGTTGTGGGAAGTTATTTTGAATGGTTACAAAATCGTAATGGAGAGTTATGGCAATTTGATGAAGTTATTGCCAAACTTGATAAAAAGATGAAAGAATCTTTCAATAAAGTTTTTGAATATGCGCAACGTGAAGGCTTGGACATGCGTACGGCAGCATATTGTATCGCAATACAACGTATTGAAAAAGCATATATACAAAGAGGTATTTTTCCTTGATATAATACTAATAATTTAAAAGTTAAAACGATGAAATACGGCAGTTTAATTTTAGAAAAAAAAGAGTATGTGTTTTTAAAACGCATACTCAATATTTCAGGATATGTAGAAGATTTTGAAGTTCAGAATTCATTTCAACAACTGAATAACGATCTTAAAAATGCTCATATTTTAGATGAAGAAGAGATGCCAACAGATGTTATACGGTTCAACAGTTCGGTATTAGTTTCTTCTGATAAAGGCTGGAAAAAGACATTGCAAATTGTAATTCCAGCGGAAAAAGACGTTGAAAACAGTAAAATTTCAATTCTTACTCCCATTGGCGCAGCGCTCTTTGGTCATGCAGAAGAAGATGTAATACAATGCAATTTTTCTGGTGGAGAACAAAAATTAACTGTTGAAGTAGTAACGTTGGAAGATAATTATAAAAAAATTGAAGTTCCTATTTAAAAATATATTGACATGAAAGAATTACAAATCGAAATTTATCCGCATGATAGTGAAGTAGAAGTTGCTCACAAAATTAATACTATGGAATTAGAGAACTGGATTAATCAT from Kordia antarctica encodes the following:
- a CDS encoding Glu/Leu/Phe/Val family dehydrogenase: MATMTVIPKKKTKKVPAKGMMDNVMQQFSIAADYIDLHPNIRKILSITNNEIIVNFPVKMDNGEVEIFTGYRVQHNNALGPYKGGLRYHPTVDIDAARALAMWMTWKTSLAGLPYGGGKGGIQLDPSKYSKGELERITRRFTFALADNIGPEHDIPAPDVNTNSQTMAWIADTYMSMRPPAERTANQHVVTGKPEGSGGLEGRDRATGYGVFLNIKFWSEKNNQSIKDKKFIVQGFGNVGFWAAHFLEKEGAKMAAVQDAFGSIENQNGITVEDLFNYSKANNGSIVDFPEAETLDSKHFFATDCDICIPAALGNQITKDNAATIKATLIAEGANGPTNVEGEQILLKRNIAIIPDILCNSGGVVGSYFEWLQNRNGELWQFDEVIAKLDKKMKESFNKVFEYAQREGLDMRTAAYCIAIQRIEKAYIQRGIFP
- a CDS encoding GreA/GreB family elongation factor — encoded protein: MKYGSLILEKKEYVFLKRILNISGYVEDFEVQNSFQQLNNDLKNAHILDEEEMPTDVIRFNSSVLVSSDKGWKKTLQIVIPAEKDVENSKISILTPIGAALFGHAEEDVIQCNFSGGEQKLTVEVVTLEDNYKKIEVPI